One genomic region from Enterobacter hormaechei ATCC 49162 encodes:
- a CDS encoding glycoside-pentoside-hexuronide (GPH):cation symporter produces MNNNKLSVKEKIGYGMGDAGCNIIFGAIMLFVNYFYTDIFGLAPALVGVLLLSVRVIDAVTDPIMGAIADRTRSKYGRFRPWLLWIAFPYALFSILMFTTPEWSYNSKVIYAFVTYFLLSLTYTAINIPYCSLGGVITNDPKERVACQSYRFVMVGIATLLLSLTLLPMADWFGGDNKAKGYQMAMTVLALIGTCMFLFCFATVRERVRPAVQTHDELKNDLKDVWKNDQWVRILLLTLCNVCPGFIRMAATMYYVTWVMGQSTHFATLFISLGVVGMMFGSMLAKVLTDRWCKLKVFFWTNIVLAIFSTAFYFFDPKATVTIVVLYFLLNILHQIPSPLHWSLMADVDDYGEWKTGKRITGISFSGNIFFLKLGLAIAGAMVGFLLSWYGYDAGAKAQSADAINGIVLLFTVIPGIGYLITAGVVRLLKVDRETMKMIQSDLEKRRTNYRELNDYQELKAVETK; encoded by the coding sequence ATGAATAACAACAAACTGTCAGTAAAAGAAAAGATCGGCTATGGCATGGGTGACGCCGGATGCAACATTATCTTTGGCGCCATCATGTTATTTGTTAACTATTTTTATACGGATATTTTTGGTCTGGCTCCTGCACTGGTTGGCGTTTTGCTCCTGTCCGTACGCGTCATTGATGCCGTAACGGACCCAATCATGGGCGCGATTGCCGACCGGACCCGCAGCAAATATGGCCGGTTTCGTCCATGGCTGCTGTGGATTGCCTTCCCCTACGCGCTGTTCAGCATTCTGATGTTCACCACGCCGGAGTGGAGCTATAACAGCAAAGTTATCTATGCGTTTGTCACCTACTTCCTGCTGTCACTCACCTATACCGCCATCAACATTCCGTACTGCTCGCTCGGCGGCGTGATCACCAACGACCCGAAAGAGCGCGTTGCCTGCCAGTCCTATCGTTTTGTAATGGTTGGTATCGCCACGCTGCTGCTGTCGCTAACGCTCCTGCCGATGGCCGACTGGTTCGGAGGGGACAACAAAGCCAAAGGCTATCAGATGGCGATGACCGTGCTGGCGCTGATTGGTACCTGCATGTTCCTGTTCTGCTTCGCCACGGTGCGTGAGCGCGTGCGTCCGGCGGTGCAAACCCACGACGAACTGAAAAACGACCTGAAGGACGTGTGGAAGAACGACCAGTGGGTGCGGATTCTGCTGTTAACGCTGTGCAACGTCTGTCCTGGCTTTATCCGCATGGCGGCCACCATGTATTACGTGACCTGGGTAATGGGGCAAAGCACCCATTTCGCCACGCTGTTTATCAGCCTGGGCGTTGTCGGCATGATGTTCGGCAGTATGCTGGCGAAAGTGCTGACCGACCGCTGGTGTAAGCTGAAGGTCTTCTTCTGGACCAACATCGTGCTGGCCATTTTTTCTACCGCTTTTTACTTCTTCGACCCGAAAGCCACCGTCACCATTGTGGTGCTCTATTTCCTGCTTAATATCCTGCACCAGATCCCTTCCCCGCTGCACTGGTCCCTGATGGCCGACGTGGATGACTACGGTGAGTGGAAAACCGGGAAACGCATCACCGGGATCAGCTTCTCCGGCAACATCTTCTTCCTGAAGCTGGGTCTGGCGATTGCCGGGGCGATGGTGGGCTTCCTGCTCTCCTGGTACGGTTATGACGCAGGCGCAAAAGCGCAGAGCGCGGACGCCATCAACGGGATTGTGCTGCTCTTTACCGTCATTCCTGGCATTGGATACTTGATTACCGCGGGCGTAGTACGTCTGCTGAAGGTGGATCGCGAAACCATGAAGATGATCCAGTCCGATCTGGAAAAGCGTCGCACCAACTATCGCGAACTGAACGATTATCAGGAACTCAAAGCCGTCGAGACAAAATAA
- a CDS encoding family 43 glycosylhydrolase produces the protein MQTWPNPFIEQRADPYILRHEGQYYFIASVPEYDRLAIRRADSLEGLRDAKEVVVWRKPDTGPMSQLIWAPELHHIDGKWYIYFAATHTQALDQLGMFQHRMFAIECADRDPLTGTWVEKGQIKTPFDTFALDATTFVHQGKRWYLWAQKAPDISGNSNLYLCEMENPWTLKGEPVMLSKPEFDWECRGFWVNEGPAVLFHGDKLFISYSASATDENYCMGLLWTEISADPQNPANWHKSPRPVFVTSYENRQYGPGHNSFTQTPEGDDVLVYHARNYTEIEGDPLYDPNRHTRMKLVRWDENGMPDFGIPPADTL, from the coding sequence ATGCAAACCTGGCCCAACCCGTTTATTGAACAACGCGCCGACCCGTATATCCTGCGCCACGAAGGACAATACTACTTTATTGCCTCCGTGCCGGAGTATGACCGGCTGGCGATCCGCCGCGCGGACTCGCTGGAAGGTTTACGCGACGCTAAAGAGGTGGTTGTCTGGCGTAAGCCCGACACCGGCCCGATGAGCCAGCTGATTTGGGCACCGGAGCTGCACCACATTGACGGCAAGTGGTACATCTATTTTGCCGCCACGCATACCCAGGCGCTTGATCAGCTCGGGATGTTCCAGCATCGCATGTTCGCCATTGAATGCGCAGATCGCGATCCGCTCACCGGTACGTGGGTGGAAAAAGGGCAAATCAAAACCCCGTTTGACACCTTCGCGCTGGATGCCACCACCTTTGTTCATCAGGGTAAACGCTGGTATCTGTGGGCGCAAAAAGCCCCGGACATTTCCGGTAACTCCAATCTTTACCTGTGTGAAATGGAAAATCCGTGGACGCTGAAAGGCGAGCCGGTGATGCTCAGTAAACCAGAATTTGACTGGGAGTGTCGCGGGTTCTGGGTCAACGAAGGCCCGGCGGTGCTGTTCCATGGCGATAAGCTTTTTATCAGCTACTCCGCCAGCGCCACCGACGAAAACTACTGCATGGGGCTACTGTGGACAGAGATAAGCGCCGATCCGCAAAACCCGGCAAACTGGCATAAATCCCCGCGCCCGGTGTTCGTCACCAGCTACGAAAACCGTCAGTACGGGCCTGGCCATAACAGCTTCACGCAGACGCCGGAAGGCGACGATGTGCTGGTCTATCACGCGCGAAACTACACTGAAATAGAGGGCGATCCGCTTTACGATCCGAATCGCCATACTCGCATGAAGCTCGTCCGCTGGGACGAAAACGGGATGCCTGACTTCGGCATCCCGCCTGCGGATACGCTGTAA
- the ampE gene encoding beta-lactamase regulator AmpE translates to MTLFTMLLVMIAERLFKLGEHWHLDHRLEVLFRRIRHFSMLRTLLMTAGVMAITFLLLRSLYGLFFNVPLLVVWILLGVLCIGAGKVRLHYHAYLKAASRDDAHARGAMASELTMIHGVPPDCDEREFLRELQNALLWINFRYYLAPLFWFVVGGPWGPVLLMGYAFLRAWQTWLARYLTPHERLQSGIDAILHVLDWLPVRLVGVVYALIGHGEKALPAWFASLADRHTAQYQVLTRLAQFSLAREPHTDKVETPKAAVSMAKKTSFVVVVIVALLTIYGTLV, encoded by the coding sequence ATGACGTTGTTTACCATGCTGCTGGTTATGATCGCTGAACGCCTCTTTAAGCTCGGTGAGCACTGGCATCTGGATCATCGGCTGGAAGTGTTATTCCGCCGCATCAGGCATTTTTCCATGCTGCGCACGCTGCTGATGACGGCAGGTGTGATGGCGATTACGTTTCTGCTCCTGCGCTCGCTTTATGGCCTCTTTTTCAACGTGCCGCTGCTGGTGGTGTGGATCCTGCTCGGCGTGTTGTGTATTGGTGCGGGCAAGGTGCGTTTGCACTATCACGCCTACCTTAAGGCCGCCTCCCGGGATGATGCCCACGCGCGCGGCGCGATGGCGAGCGAGCTGACGATGATCCACGGCGTACCGCCGGACTGCGATGAACGCGAGTTCCTGCGCGAGCTGCAAAACGCGCTGCTGTGGATCAACTTCCGCTACTACCTGGCGCCGCTGTTCTGGTTTGTGGTGGGCGGCCCGTGGGGACCGGTACTGTTGATGGGCTATGCGTTCCTCCGCGCCTGGCAGACATGGCTTGCCCGCTACCTGACGCCGCATGAACGTCTACAGTCCGGCATTGATGCCATCCTGCACGTGCTCGACTGGCTTCCGGTGCGTCTGGTAGGGGTTGTTTATGCTCTTATCGGCCACGGTGAAAAAGCGTTGCCCGCGTGGTTTGCTTCTCTGGCAGACCGCCATACCGCGCAGTATCAGGTGTTGACCCGACTGGCACAATTCTCGCTGGCGCGTGAGCCGCACACGGACAAAGTCGAAACGCCAAAAGCTGCCGTCTCGATGGCGAAGAAAACGTCGTTTGTGGTGGTGGTCATTGTGGCGCTACTGACGATTTACGGCACGCTGGTCTGA
- the ampD gene encoding 1,6-anhydro-N-acetylmuramyl-L-alanine amidase AmpD, giving the protein MLLEDGWLVDARHVPSPHHDCRPEDEKPTLLVVHNISLPPGEFGGPWIDALFTGTIDPDAHPFFAEIAHLRVSAHCLIRRDGEVVQYVPFDKRAWHAGVSLYQGRERCNDFSIGIELEGTDTTPYTDAQYQKLVAVTQTLIARYPAIAENITGHSDIAPERKTDPGPAFDWSRFHAMLTTSSDKEIT; this is encoded by the coding sequence ATGTTGTTAGAAGACGGATGGCTGGTGGACGCGCGGCATGTACCGTCGCCGCACCACGACTGCCGCCCGGAGGATGAAAAGCCCACACTGCTGGTGGTTCACAATATTAGTCTCCCGCCGGGTGAGTTTGGCGGTCCGTGGATCGATGCGTTATTCACTGGAACGATAGATCCCGATGCCCACCCCTTCTTTGCTGAGATTGCGCATTTGCGCGTATCGGCGCACTGTCTGATCCGTCGTGATGGCGAAGTGGTTCAGTATGTTCCCTTTGATAAGCGTGCCTGGCATGCAGGCGTGTCGCTGTATCAGGGGCGCGAGCGCTGCAACGATTTCTCTATCGGGATTGAACTGGAAGGAACGGACACCACGCCTTACACCGATGCGCAGTATCAGAAACTGGTTGCTGTGACGCAAACGTTAATCGCGCGCTATCCCGCAATAGCCGAAAATATAACAGGGCACAGTGACATCGCCCCCGAAAGAAAAACCGACCCCGGCCCGGCGTTTGACTGGTCCCGGTTTCACGCCATGCTTACCACGTCGTCAGATAAGGAGATAACATGA
- the nadC gene encoding carboxylating nicotinate-nucleotide diphosphorylase, protein MPPRRYNPDHRRDALLERINSDIPASVAHALKEDLGGDVSADNDITAQLLPKETRSHAVIITREAGVFCGKRWVEEVFTQLAGNDVQVTWHVEDGDAVTVNQPLFELDGPSRVLLTGERTALNFVQTLSGVASEVRRYVDLLAGTRTQLLDTRKTLPGLRTALKYAVLCGGGANHRLGLSDAFLIKENHIIASGSVRQAVEKAFWLHPDVPVEVEVETLEELDEAIKAGADIIMLDNFNTEQMREAVKRTNGQAQLEVSGNVTFDTIREFAETGVDYISVGALTKHVRALDLSMRFK, encoded by the coding sequence ATGCCGCCTCGCCGCTATAACCCCGACCACCGACGTGACGCGCTTCTGGAACGTATTAATAGTGATATCCCGGCAAGCGTTGCCCATGCCCTGAAAGAAGATCTCGGCGGCGACGTCAGCGCCGATAACGATATTACCGCCCAATTGTTGCCAAAAGAGACGCGCTCGCACGCGGTGATTATCACCCGCGAAGCGGGAGTGTTCTGCGGCAAACGCTGGGTTGAAGAGGTCTTTACCCAGCTGGCGGGCAACGACGTGCAGGTAACATGGCACGTTGAAGACGGTGATGCGGTCACGGTGAATCAGCCACTGTTTGAGCTGGACGGCCCTTCCCGCGTCTTGCTGACCGGCGAACGCACCGCACTCAATTTTGTGCAAACGCTCTCTGGTGTCGCCAGTGAAGTACGCCGCTACGTTGACCTGCTGGCGGGTACGCGCACCCAGCTGCTGGATACCCGTAAAACCCTGCCGGGCCTGCGTACCGCGCTGAAGTACGCGGTGCTCTGCGGCGGCGGCGCTAACCATCGTCTGGGGCTATCCGATGCCTTCCTGATCAAAGAGAACCACATTATTGCCTCTGGCTCGGTGCGTCAGGCGGTGGAAAAAGCCTTCTGGCTGCATCCGGATGTGCCGGTCGAAGTGGAAGTGGAAACGCTGGAGGAGCTGGACGAGGCCATTAAAGCGGGGGCTGACATCATCATGCTCGATAACTTCAACACGGAGCAGATGCGTGAAGCGGTCAAACGCACAAACGGCCAGGCGCAGCTTGAGGTGTCCGGCAACGTGACGTTCGACACCATCCGCGAATTTGCTGAAACCGGCGTCGATTACATCTCCGTTGGCGCTCTGACCAAGCATGTACGCGCCCTCGACCTCTCGATGCGCTTCAAATAA
- the ppdD gene encoding prepilin peptidase-dependent pilin, whose protein sequence is MNRQQGFTLIELMVVIGIIAILSAIGVPAYQNYLRKAALTDMLQTFIPYRTAIELCALDHGGVERCDAGTNGIPSPATTRYVSAMSVAKGTVSLTGQESLNGLEVLMTPIWSDGNGMTGWTRDCKVASDTALKQACEDVFRFDNN, encoded by the coding sequence ATGAACAGACAACAAGGATTTACCCTGATTGAGCTAATGGTGGTCATTGGCATTATTGCCATCCTGAGCGCGATTGGCGTCCCGGCCTATCAGAACTACCTGCGAAAAGCGGCGCTCACCGATATGCTGCAAACGTTTATCCCCTACCGCACCGCCATAGAACTTTGCGCCCTGGATCATGGTGGCGTGGAGCGCTGCGACGCAGGCACCAATGGCATCCCCTCGCCCGCAACCACACGTTACGTTTCAGCGATGAGCGTGGCAAAGGGGACCGTATCGTTAACAGGGCAGGAAAGCCTTAACGGGCTTGAAGTGCTCATGACACCGATCTGGAGCGACGGTAACGGTATGACGGGCTGGACGCGTGACTGCAAAGTTGCGTCCGACACGGCGCTCAAACAAGCCTGTGAAGATGTTTTCCGCTTCGACAACAACTGA
- the gspE gene encoding type II secretion system protein GspE: MNTEQLMTLCQRHHALLLASDTDMISIAVVGNPASELMEALRFATQKRIDIECWTAERMEKRLQSASSSHLPGIAPNSAADVLNTTLQQAVNQRASDIHIEPTEHSYQIRLRIDGVLYPQPPISAALGTTLAARLKVLGQLDIAERRLPQDGQFTVELASVPVSFRIATLPCSGGEKIVLRLLHQVQQALELEQLGMSADQQARFAGALNSPQGLILVTGPTGSGKTVTLYSALQARNTPDVNICSVEDPVEIPLAGLNQTQINPRAGLTFQSVLRALLRQDPDIIMVGEIRDGETAEIAIKAAQTGHLVLSTLHTNSTTETLVRLQQMGVARWMISSALSMVIAQRLVRRLCPYCRQEASRHTELPRALWPRPLPRWQPTGCDRCYHGFYGRVAIFEVLVIDDTLRQAIASGASTEVIGSSARQAGMTSLFEHGCMAVEQGLTTLEELLRILGMPDGC; the protein is encoded by the coding sequence ATGAATACCGAACAGCTTATGACGCTCTGTCAGCGCCATCACGCACTGCTACTCGCAAGCGACACCGATATGATCAGCATTGCGGTGGTGGGTAATCCTGCCTCTGAGCTGATGGAGGCGTTACGCTTCGCCACGCAGAAACGTATTGATATTGAGTGCTGGACGGCCGAACGGATGGAAAAACGGCTCCAGTCCGCCTCATCCTCACATCTGCCGGGCATAGCGCCAAACTCAGCCGCTGATGTGCTCAATACAACGTTGCAGCAGGCAGTAAACCAGCGGGCGTCTGACATCCATATTGAACCGACGGAGCACAGCTACCAGATCCGTTTGCGAATCGACGGTGTTCTTTACCCGCAACCGCCGATCTCTGCCGCCCTCGGTACGACGCTTGCCGCGCGCCTGAAGGTGCTGGGCCAACTGGATATTGCGGAGCGCCGCCTGCCGCAGGACGGTCAGTTTACGGTGGAGCTGGCAAGCGTCCCCGTCTCTTTTCGTATCGCAACCCTTCCCTGTAGCGGTGGAGAAAAAATCGTGCTTCGTCTGCTTCACCAGGTGCAGCAAGCGCTGGAGCTTGAACAGCTGGGGATGAGTGCAGACCAGCAGGCCCGTTTTGCCGGTGCGCTTAACAGCCCTCAGGGGTTAATTCTGGTCACCGGCCCGACCGGTAGCGGGAAAACGGTAACGCTGTACAGCGCGTTGCAGGCGCGAAATACCCCTGACGTCAATATTTGTAGCGTGGAAGATCCCGTTGAAATCCCGCTTGCAGGCTTAAACCAGACGCAGATTAATCCTCGTGCGGGGCTGACCTTCCAGAGCGTGCTGCGCGCCCTGCTCAGGCAGGATCCTGACATCATTATGGTGGGTGAAATTCGTGACGGCGAAACGGCAGAAATTGCCATCAAGGCCGCACAAACCGGGCATCTGGTGCTGTCCACGCTCCATACTAACTCAACGACTGAAACGCTGGTACGGCTGCAACAGATGGGCGTCGCGCGCTGGATGATCTCCTCGGCACTCTCAATGGTGATTGCCCAGCGGCTGGTGCGCCGGTTATGCCCGTACTGCCGACAGGAAGCCAGCCGCCACACCGAATTACCGCGCGCGTTGTGGCCCCGGCCGCTTCCTCGCTGGCAACCTACCGGCTGCGATCGCTGTTACCACGGTTTTTATGGTCGCGTAGCCATTTTTGAAGTGCTCGTCATCGACGACACACTCCGGCAGGCCATTGCCAGCGGAGCAAGCACGGAGGTGATTGGATCCAGCGCACGTCAGGCGGGAATGACCTCTTTGTTTGAGCATGGCTGCATGGCCGTGGAGCAAGGGCTGACTACGCTCGAAGAGCTGTTGCGTATCCTGGGAATGCCCGATGGCTGCTAA
- the hofC gene encoding protein transport protein HofC: protein MAANSLWRWRALTSGGDVQTGTLWAIDRDAAYTALVLKQLHPLALNRCQQRHRWQVQHCYDIFRQLATLLQAGLTLSQSLHMLAEQHPLHQWQALLHSLADDLSEGCALSESMKKWPDVFSPLYVSMVKTGELTGKLEACCRQLAQQQKSQQQLNAKVKKALRYPLIILTLAFFVVLAMVTLVLPEFAAIYKTFNTPLPLLTQAVMGLAALVQAHILTLLALLVVMILLACKLRRHPRWQYVLLHVPVMGTLSRGQKLGQIFTVLSLTQQAGIAFLQGLESVEETVERGYWQDKIRGIRSDIEQGMPVWSSFQKASVFTPLCIQLIRTGEVSGSLDVMLMNLARHHTEQTFQQADNLAALLEPLLLVVTGLIIGTLVVAMYLPIFHLGDAMSAG, encoded by the coding sequence ATGGCTGCTAATTCACTCTGGCGCTGGCGTGCCCTGACCTCCGGTGGGGACGTGCAAACTGGCACCCTCTGGGCCATAGACCGTGACGCAGCTTACACGGCTCTGGTGCTTAAACAGCTGCACCCGCTGGCGCTAAACCGCTGCCAGCAGCGCCACCGATGGCAGGTGCAGCACTGCTACGATATTTTTCGCCAGCTCGCCACGCTGCTACAGGCCGGACTCACGCTGTCCCAAAGCCTGCACATGCTGGCGGAACAGCATCCTTTACACCAGTGGCAGGCGCTGCTGCACAGTCTTGCTGATGACCTGAGCGAAGGCTGCGCCCTGTCGGAGTCCATGAAGAAATGGCCTGACGTGTTTAGCCCACTTTATGTCTCGATGGTAAAAACGGGTGAGCTGACGGGAAAGCTTGAAGCGTGCTGTCGCCAGCTTGCGCAGCAGCAAAAATCTCAGCAGCAGCTAAATGCTAAGGTGAAGAAAGCGCTGCGCTACCCGCTGATCATCCTGACGCTGGCCTTTTTCGTGGTGCTGGCGATGGTGACGCTGGTTTTGCCGGAGTTTGCTGCAATCTACAAAACGTTTAACACCCCGCTCCCTTTGCTCACGCAGGCAGTCATGGGGCTGGCGGCCCTGGTTCAGGCGCACATCCTCACCCTTTTGGCTCTGCTTGTAGTGATGATTCTCCTCGCCTGTAAACTGCGGCGGCATCCGCGCTGGCAGTATGTCTTGTTACACGTACCGGTAATGGGCACGCTGTCGCGCGGGCAAAAACTGGGGCAGATTTTTACCGTGCTGTCATTAACCCAGCAGGCCGGAATTGCCTTTTTACAAGGCCTGGAGAGTGTGGAAGAGACCGTTGAGCGTGGCTACTGGCAGGACAAAATCCGCGGGATACGCAGCGATATCGAACAGGGGATGCCCGTGTGGTCCTCCTTCCAGAAGGCCTCTGTTTTTACGCCATTGTGTATTCAGCTCATTCGCACCGGAGAAGTGTCGGGTTCACTGGATGTGATGCTGATGAATCTGGCCCGCCACCATACGGAACAGACATTTCAGCAGGCAGACAATCTGGCGGCGCTTCTTGAGCCTTTGCTACTGGTCGTGACGGGACTGATTATCGGCACGCTGGTGGTGGCGATGTATCTGCCGATTTTCCATCTGGGGGATGCAATGAGTGCGGGGTAA
- a CDS encoding GMP reductase, with protein sequence MRIEEDLKLGFKDVLIRPKRSTLKSRSDVELERQFTFKHSGQTWSGVPIIAANMDTVGTFEMATALAQFDILTAVHKHYSPEEWNAFVASAPADVVKHVMVSTGTSDADFEKTKQILNANPALNFVCIDVANGYSEHFVQFVSKAREAWPNKTIIAGNVVTGEMCEELILSGADIVKVGIGPGSVCTTRVKTGVGYPQLSAVIECADAAHGLGGQIISDGGCTMPGDVAKAFGGGADFVMLGGMLAGHEESGGTVVEENGEKFMLFYGMSSESAMTRHVGGVAKYRAAEGKTVKLPLRGPVENTARDILGGLRSACTYVGASRLKELTKRTTFIRVQEQENRVFNSL encoded by the coding sequence ATGCGTATCGAAGAAGATCTGAAGTTAGGTTTCAAAGACGTTCTTATCCGCCCTAAACGCTCTACACTGAAAAGTCGCTCAGACGTTGAACTCGAACGTCAATTCACCTTTAAGCATTCCGGTCAGACGTGGTCTGGCGTGCCGATCATCGCGGCCAACATGGACACCGTCGGAACTTTCGAGATGGCGACCGCACTGGCGCAATTCGACATCCTTACTGCGGTACACAAACACTACAGCCCTGAGGAGTGGAATGCGTTTGTCGCCTCCGCCCCGGCTGACGTGGTGAAGCATGTGATGGTCTCGACCGGTACGTCTGATGCAGATTTCGAGAAAACCAAACAGATCCTGAACGCAAATCCGGCGCTGAATTTTGTCTGCATTGACGTGGCAAACGGTTATTCCGAGCATTTCGTCCAGTTCGTCAGCAAGGCGCGTGAAGCCTGGCCAAACAAAACCATCATTGCGGGCAACGTGGTGACCGGTGAAATGTGTGAAGAGCTGATCCTCTCCGGTGCCGACATTGTGAAAGTGGGTATTGGTCCTGGGTCCGTATGCACCACGCGCGTGAAAACCGGTGTGGGTTATCCGCAGCTGTCTGCGGTAATTGAATGCGCTGACGCTGCGCACGGACTGGGCGGCCAGATCATCAGCGACGGTGGCTGCACTATGCCAGGCGATGTCGCAAAAGCCTTCGGCGGCGGCGCTGACTTCGTGATGCTCGGCGGCATGCTGGCAGGCCACGAAGAGAGCGGCGGTACCGTCGTGGAAGAGAACGGCGAGAAATTCATGCTGTTCTACGGAATGAGCTCTGAATCTGCGATGACCCGTCACGTGGGTGGTGTCGCGAAATACCGTGCGGCGGAAGGCAAAACCGTTAAGCTGCCCCTGCGTGGTCCGGTTGAAAACACGGCGCGCGATATCCTCGGCGGTCTGCGTTCTGCCTGCACCTACGTTGGAGCTTCCCGCCTGAAAGAGCTGACCAAACGCACGACGTTTATCCGCGTTCAGGAGCAGGAAAACCGCGTATTTAATAGCCTCTGA
- the coaE gene encoding dephospho-CoA kinase (Dephospho-CoA kinase (CoaE) performs the final step in coenzyme A biosynthesis.) — protein sequence MGYIVALTGGIGSGKSTVAHAFARLGITIIDADIIARQVVEPNTPALNAIEAHFGRRVIQADGTLNRRQLRECIFSDSSEKAWLNALLHPIIHQETQRQIAAARSPYVMWVVPLLVENQLHKKADRVLVIDVAPETQIQRTMTRDHVSREHAEQILAAQATREARLAVADDVIDNNGAPDAIASDVARLHAQYLTFAAQAVAQEKP from the coding sequence ATGGGGTATATCGTCGCATTAACCGGCGGCATCGGTAGTGGTAAAAGTACCGTTGCGCACGCGTTTGCTCGTCTCGGCATCACGATTATCGACGCCGATATCATTGCCCGTCAGGTGGTAGAACCGAATACACCCGCCTTAAACGCCATCGAAGCGCATTTTGGTCGCCGTGTGATACAGGCTGACGGTACCCTGAACCGTCGCCAGCTGCGTGAATGCATATTTTCTGATTCTTCGGAAAAGGCCTGGCTTAATGCCTTGCTCCACCCCATTATCCATCAGGAAACTCAGCGTCAAATTGCCGCAGCCCGTTCGCCCTATGTGATGTGGGTGGTTCCGCTCCTGGTAGAAAATCAGCTGCATAAGAAAGCCGATCGGGTACTGGTGATTGATGTTGCACCCGAAACGCAAATCCAGCGAACCATGACCCGCGACCACGTTTCGCGTGAACATGCAGAACAAATTCTTGCCGCACAGGCCACGCGCGAAGCGCGCCTCGCCGTTGCGGATGATGTTATTGATAATAACGGCGCACCAGATGCTATTGCATCGGATGTTGCTCGTCTGCACGCGCAGTATCTGACCTTCGCCGCGCAGGCCGTTGCACAGGAAAAACCATAA
- the zapD gene encoding cell division protein ZapD produces the protein MSTHILFEHPLNEKMRTWLRIEFLIQQLSQHLPVNDHATALHFFRNVGDLLDVIERGDVRTELLKDLERQQRKLQAWAEVPGVDQSRIDALRQQLKNSSTTLMAAPRVGQFLREDRLIALVRQRLSIPGGCCSFDLPTLHMWLHMPQEQRDRQVNGWLSSLEPMNQTLSLILDLVRNSAPFRKQTSLNGFYQDNGDDADLLRLNLSLGEQLYPQISGHKSRFAIRFMPLDSEHGTVPERLDFELACC, from the coding sequence ATGTCGACTCATATTCTTTTTGAGCACCCGCTTAACGAAAAAATGCGTACCTGGCTACGCATAGAATTTCTTATTCAACAGCTTTCACAACATCTGCCTGTCAACGATCACGCCACCGCGTTGCATTTTTTCCGCAACGTGGGCGATCTGCTTGATGTGATTGAACGCGGCGATGTCCGCACTGAGCTGTTGAAAGATCTGGAGCGTCAGCAGCGTAAGTTACAGGCCTGGGCCGAAGTACCGGGCGTGGATCAAAGTCGAATTGACGCTTTACGCCAGCAGCTGAAAAACAGCAGCACGACGCTGATGGCCGCGCCGCGCGTCGGGCAATTTTTACGTGAGGACCGTCTGATTGCGCTGGTGCGCCAGCGCCTGAGCATACCGGGCGGGTGCTGTAGCTTTGACCTGCCGACGCTGCATATGTGGCTGCACATGCCGCAGGAACAGCGCGATCGCCAGGTGAACGGCTGGCTGAGCAGCCTGGAGCCGATGAATCAGACGTTATCGCTGATCCTCGATCTTGTGCGTAACTCTGCCCCGTTCCGCAAGCAAACCAGTCTCAACGGTTTCTATCAGGATAACGGCGACGACGCCGATCTTCTGCGTCTGAATCTGTCTCTTGGCGAGCAGCTTTACCCGCAAATTTCCGGACATAAAAGCCGTTTCGCGATCCGCTTTATGCCGCTGGACAGTGAACATGGCACCGTGCCGGAACGCCTCGATTTTGAACTGGCCTGTTGTTAA
- the yacG gene encoding DNA gyrase inhibitor YacG, which produces MSDVTTVSCPTCGKTVVWGEVSPFRPFCCKRCQLIDLGEWAAEEKRIPSEGDLSDSDDWSENQQ; this is translated from the coding sequence ATGTCTGACGTAACTACCGTAAGCTGCCCAACCTGTGGCAAAACTGTCGTCTGGGGTGAAGTGAGTCCATTTCGCCCATTCTGCTGCAAGCGCTGTCAGTTGATTGACCTGGGCGAATGGGCGGCGGAAGAGAAACGCATTCCGAGCGAAGGCGATCTCTCTGATAGTGATGACTGGAGCGAAAACCAGCAATAA